A section of the Streptomyces sp. NBC_01591 genome encodes:
- a CDS encoding ribonuclease H family protein translates to MNESIIAACDGASKGNPGPAAWAWVVADAQGRPERWEAGPLGTATNNVAELTALRELLESTDPSVAIEVRMDSQYAMNAVTKWLPGWKRNGWKTSAGKPVANRDLVAGIDARLTGRTVRFTYVPAHQVDGDPLNALADQAASEAAVAQRPAGTAHGSPQMPTPAPARATEGRRGGAATKKTAGAARPARSGGTIKARFAGRCHCGKPYAAQDMIAKNPNGWGHPECRTAPA, encoded by the coding sequence ATGAACGAGAGCATCATCGCCGCGTGTGACGGGGCATCCAAGGGCAATCCGGGACCTGCGGCCTGGGCATGGGTCGTGGCCGACGCGCAGGGGCGGCCCGAGCGCTGGGAAGCGGGCCCGCTGGGCACCGCCACCAACAATGTCGCCGAACTCACGGCGTTGCGGGAGCTGTTGGAGTCGACGGACCCCTCCGTGGCGATCGAGGTACGGATGGACTCGCAGTACGCGATGAACGCGGTGACGAAGTGGTTGCCGGGGTGGAAGCGCAACGGCTGGAAGACCTCGGCCGGCAAGCCGGTGGCCAACCGTGACCTCGTGGCCGGGATCGACGCCCGGCTGACCGGCCGGACCGTGCGCTTCACCTACGTTCCCGCCCACCAGGTGGACGGCGACCCGCTCAACGCACTCGCCGACCAGGCGGCCAGCGAGGCCGCGGTGGCACAGCGGCCGGCCGGAACCGCGCACGGTTCCCCACAGATGCCGACACCGGCCCCCGCCCGGGCGACCGAGGGCCGGCGCGGTGGCGCGGCGACGAAGAAGACGGCAGGCGCGGCACGTCCCGCCCGTTCCGGTGGCACCATCAAGGCCAGGTTCGCGGGCCGCTGCCACTGCGGTAAGCCCTACGCGGCACAGGACATGATCGCCAAGAACCCCAACGGCTGGGGCCACCCGGAGTGCCGCACCGCACCCGCCTGA
- a CDS encoding CDP-alcohol phosphatidyltransferase family protein: MGSTGTVLRELRGAQKTAKGVSLYSRYVNRPAGRVFAAGAYRIGLTPNQVTLTSAVFTFAAIAAVALVRPSVGLAIAVYAGLAIGFALDSADGQLARLTGRGGPDGEWLDHVVDCAKMILVHTAVLISFQRFSGVPGEGWLLLPLGFLFTAVLTFCAGLLREQLGKAAARPGAGSATAVPVSRLRAVALLPADYGVFCLVFLLLGDRTAFRIGYAVLAVVHALFLVAFLAKWFRELKALRTAD, from the coding sequence ATGGGAAGCACAGGCACGGTTCTGCGCGAGCTGCGTGGCGCGCAGAAGACGGCCAAGGGGGTGTCGCTCTACTCGCGGTACGTGAACCGCCCGGCCGGCCGGGTGTTCGCGGCCGGTGCGTACCGGATCGGACTGACGCCCAACCAGGTCACGCTGACCAGCGCGGTGTTCACCTTCGCCGCCATTGCCGCGGTGGCGCTCGTCCGCCCCTCCGTCGGGCTCGCGATCGCGGTGTACGCGGGCCTCGCCATCGGCTTCGCCCTCGATTCGGCCGACGGACAACTGGCCAGACTCACCGGCAGGGGAGGCCCGGACGGCGAGTGGCTGGACCACGTCGTGGACTGCGCCAAGATGATCCTCGTGCACACCGCCGTGCTGATCTCGTTCCAGCGGTTCTCCGGAGTGCCCGGCGAGGGCTGGCTGCTCCTGCCGCTGGGCTTCCTGTTCACGGCCGTGCTGACCTTCTGCGCGGGACTGCTGCGCGAACAGCTGGGAAAGGCGGCCGCCCGGCCCGGGGCGGGCAGCGCCACCGCAGTCCCGGTCTCGCGGCTGCGGGCCGTGGCACTGCTGCCCGCCGATTACGGAGTGTTCTGCCTGGTGTTCCTGCTCCTCGGCGACCGCACCGCGTTCCGCATCGGCTATGCGGTGCTCGCCGTCGTGCACGCGCTCTTCCTGGTGGCGTTCCTCGCCAAGTGGTTCAGGGAGCTGAAAGCGCTCCGGACTGCGGACTGA
- a CDS encoding DUF6381 family protein, with product MSVARESGDRAQQLRDKARHMTEAAERTTDPEQRQRLQEKARKLQEQCDQQGNTGGGSIRPPK from the coding sequence ATGAGCGTTGCACGTGAATCCGGTGACCGTGCGCAGCAGCTGCGTGACAAGGCCCGGCACATGACCGAGGCCGCCGAGCGCACCACCGACCCTGAGCAGCGCCAGCGGCTCCAGGAGAAGGCCCGGAAGCTGCAGGAACAGTGCGACCAGCAGGGCAACACGGGCGGCGGAAGCATCCGCCCGCCCAAGTAG
- a CDS encoding PmoA family protein → MSSPLRITHAHGDRITVTEERGGIDLISYVYRPEAAWEAPKPYIHPMRTLADNVVTDYRPNDHRWHKGLQMTASHLSGQNLWGGNTYVHGQDYQQLPERVGSMAHIGFDEVTADAGRAVIAERLSWRHNDGTHWADELRRVELHDVEHAGSGGTGAGTGGSWTLTWSSAITNRRTEPLLFGSPTTHGREAAGYTGLFWRGPRAFRGGRILGPEGEGPELMGTQAPWLAYSGEHDGADGHATLIFRHAPENDHTGAGGTHPAHWFVRDEPFAAVAPSFAFHEELELAPGDTLARRYRVTVADGEWDRERITEYLAEHPW, encoded by the coding sequence ATGAGCAGTCCACTGCGCATCACGCACGCCCACGGAGACCGGATCACGGTCACGGAGGAGCGCGGCGGCATCGACCTGATCAGCTACGTCTACCGTCCGGAAGCGGCATGGGAGGCCCCCAAGCCGTACATCCATCCCATGCGCACACTGGCGGATAACGTTGTCACCGACTATCGGCCCAACGATCACCGCTGGCACAAGGGCCTCCAGATGACGGCCTCCCACCTCTCCGGACAGAACCTGTGGGGAGGCAACACCTATGTGCACGGCCAGGACTACCAACAGCTGCCCGAACGGGTCGGGTCGATGGCGCACATCGGATTCGACGAGGTCACGGCGGACGCCGGACGCGCGGTCATCGCGGAGCGGCTGAGCTGGCGCCACAACGACGGTACGCACTGGGCGGACGAGCTGCGCCGCGTCGAGCTGCACGACGTCGAGCACGCCGGATCCGGCGGCACGGGTGCGGGCACCGGCGGCAGTTGGACGCTGACCTGGTCCAGCGCGATCACCAACCGGCGTACCGAGCCGCTGCTCTTCGGCAGCCCGACGACCCACGGCCGGGAGGCGGCCGGCTACACCGGTCTCTTCTGGCGCGGACCGCGCGCCTTCCGGGGCGGGCGGATCCTCGGCCCGGAAGGGGAAGGCCCGGAGCTGATGGGGACGCAGGCACCCTGGCTGGCCTACAGCGGCGAACACGACGGCGCCGACGGTCACGCCACACTGATCTTCCGGCACGCCCCGGAGAACGATCACACGGGAGCGGGCGGCACCCACCCGGCCCACTGGTTCGTCCGCGACGAGCCCTTCGCCGCCGTCGCGCCCTCCTTCGCGTTCCACGAGGAGCTGGAGCTCGCCCCGGGCGACACCCTCGCCCGCCGCTACCGGGTCACCGTCGCGGACGGGGAGTGGGACCGGGAGCGGATCACCGAGTACCTCGCGGAGCACCCGTGGTGA